In one Nocardia tengchongensis genomic region, the following are encoded:
- a CDS encoding SMP-30/gluconolactonase/LRE family protein: MTDGTVGVHALDTATGAVTHVTDLVGNGLLRLPNGDMLTTWVGTEGSPPAGVSAYHHDTGVVQPNWSPVPRSEGLALSPDGTAVYTDDLFTGQIYRIPLDDPGHWTIAGRIGGIVPGDDDLTMTQTGILYVAAHIGGSIDRLDPETGATCSIATGISWGWTGPSSVRIGPDGDGWALYVTAFDGTFRRIRPPAGIDLTPAQTD; the protein is encoded by the coding sequence ATGACCGACGGCACAGTCGGCGTGCACGCGCTGGACACGGCGACCGGAGCGGTGACCCACGTGACCGATCTCGTCGGCAACGGCCTGCTCCGGTTGCCGAACGGGGACATGCTGACGACCTGGGTAGGCACCGAGGGCAGTCCGCCGGCCGGCGTGAGCGCCTACCACCACGACACCGGTGTGGTCCAACCGAATTGGAGCCCGGTTCCCCGCTCCGAAGGACTGGCGCTGAGCCCCGACGGCACCGCGGTCTATACCGACGACCTGTTCACCGGTCAGATCTACCGCATCCCGCTCGACGATCCCGGCCATTGGACCATCGCGGGCCGGATCGGCGGCATCGTCCCCGGCGACGACGACCTCACCATGACCCAGACCGGAATCCTGTACGTAGCAGCCCATATCGGCGGCTCGATCGACCGGCTCGATCCGGAGACCGGCGCCACCTGTTCGATCGCGACCGGCATCTCCTGGGGCTGGACCGGGCCGTCTTCGGTGCGTATAGGCCCGGACGGTGACGGCTGGGCCCTGTATGTCACTGCCTTCGATGGCACGTTCCGCCGCATCCGGCCCCCGGCTGGTATCGATCTCACTCCGGCCCAGACCGACTGA
- a CDS encoding YafY family protein, giving the protein MRLDGTRPEPGDPDFLPAHHIEPHHLVVWAARWYLVAYDVTDHRWRVHRVDRLHPRPTTQPFSARALPSDDLAHFVMSTHDRGDSPAAWPYTGTAQLNLPAHIVARWAPGGSVVEHLDTEHCRLTLGAWSWAGIAGILATFDTELTNLHPPELVHACRRLTHRWATIADTENLDPSHK; this is encoded by the coding sequence CTGCGTCTCGACGGCACACGCCCCGAACCCGGTGACCCCGACTTCCTGCCCGCGCACCACATCGAGCCCCATCACCTGGTCGTCTGGGCCGCCCGGTGGTACCTGGTCGCCTACGACGTCACCGACCATCGATGGCGAGTGCACCGCGTCGACCGACTGCACCCCCGCCCCACCACCCAGCCCTTCTCCGCCCGCGCGCTTCCCAGCGACGACCTCGCCCACTTCGTGATGAGCACCCACGACCGCGGCGACAGCCCCGCCGCTTGGCCATACACGGGCACCGCCCAGCTCAACCTGCCCGCTCACATCGTGGCCCGCTGGGCACCAGGCGGCTCCGTCGTGGAACACCTCGACACCGAGCACTGCCGACTCACTCTCGGCGCCTGGTCCTGGGCCGGCATCGCCGGCATCCTCGCCACCTTCGACACCGAACTCACCAACCTGCACCCACCCGAACTCGTCCACGCATGCCGCCGCCTCACACACCGCTGGGCCACTATCGCCGACACCGAGAACCTCGATCCTTCTCATAAATGA
- a CDS encoding YafY family protein yields the protein MANTSHRALRLLSLLGTGRQWSLRELATRLGASERTVRRDIETLRQLDYPIATIHGPDGGYQLGAGRTLPPLLFDHDQALAIAVALQTAPSTMFGLGDDAARALATLHQVMPPALPPPPPTRHRDTASRRHTPRTR from the coding sequence ATGGCGAACACCTCACATCGGGCGTTGCGACTGTTGTCCCTGCTCGGAACAGGACGGCAGTGGTCGCTGCGCGAGCTCGCGACCCGGCTCGGGGCCAGCGAACGTACCGTCCGCCGCGACATCGAAACCTTGCGCCAACTCGACTACCCGATCGCCACCATCCACGGCCCCGACGGCGGCTACCAGCTCGGCGCCGGGCGGACCCTGCCTCCACTGCTGTTCGACCACGACCAAGCCCTCGCGATCGCGGTGGCCTTGCAAACCGCGCCGAGCACGATGTTCGGCCTCGGAGACGACGCCGCGCGGGCGCTGGCCACTCTGCACCAAGTCATGCCCCCCGCGCTACCGCCGCCGCCACCTACTCGTCACCGAGACACTGCGTCTCGACGGCACACGCCCCGAACCCGGTGA
- a CDS encoding NAD(P)/FAD-dependent oxidoreductase has product MRVVVVGGGIGGLALGAGLRRRGFEVAVFDRDTDVAATGGYHITLDERALSALTDLVEPKIMRRLLASGSALRLRERDAFWDRRGRLLGYGPDLSGSGSIDVDRITLRMLLAEAVGDDMHLGCSVSGVGHDDHGAPQVLFTDQAPVSADLVVGADGAHSVVARHLAGGPTNSPAGIIGFCGRTLLQDLSPGEQQRLKPRSGTAIGPRGAALYVGFLDPVGNTALDAPELRMSVTTGPTYIWGAMFPESAVRDSLRDLQGGELQAALLGMFCERRWAEHTLEVIARADPHSVAGFRFNAASTRAADLAPWPAGRITALGDAVHATPPTAGMGAGAAIRDAASLLEHISAAANGTTTLTDAVGDFETGMRRRGSEVLTLAMKTVRWILATDTTLGAAATAVSTPILAAAARLRH; this is encoded by the coding sequence ATGCGGGTAGTCGTGGTAGGTGGTGGGATTGGTGGGCTCGCGCTGGGGGCGGGGCTGCGTCGCCGGGGGTTCGAGGTAGCGGTATTCGACCGTGACACCGATGTAGCGGCGACGGGTGGCTACCACATCACCTTGGATGAGCGGGCGCTGTCGGCGCTGACGGATCTGGTGGAACCGAAGATCATGCGGCGGTTGCTGGCATCGGGTTCGGCGCTGCGGCTGCGCGAGCGTGACGCGTTCTGGGACCGCCGTGGCCGGCTGCTCGGCTACGGACCGGATCTGAGCGGCAGCGGCAGCATCGACGTCGATCGAATCACCCTGCGGATGCTGCTGGCCGAAGCGGTCGGAGATGACATGCATCTGGGATGCAGCGTGTCCGGTGTCGGCCATGACGATCATGGCGCGCCGCAGGTGTTGTTCACCGATCAGGCGCCGGTCTCGGCGGATCTGGTGGTGGGCGCGGATGGCGCCCACTCGGTGGTCGCCCGCCACCTGGCGGGCGGCCCGACCAACAGCCCGGCGGGCATCATCGGGTTCTGCGGCCGCACCCTCCTGCAAGACCTCAGCCCCGGCGAGCAGCAGCGGCTGAAACCACGATCGGGGACGGCGATCGGCCCGCGTGGGGCAGCGCTGTATGTCGGGTTCCTCGACCCGGTCGGCAACACCGCGCTCGACGCCCCCGAGCTGAGGATGTCGGTCACCACCGGACCCACCTACATCTGGGGCGCCATGTTCCCTGAATCCGCCGTCCGCGATTCCCTGCGTGACCTGCAGGGCGGCGAGTTGCAGGCCGCGCTGCTCGGCATGTTCTGCGAGCGACGCTGGGCCGAGCACACGCTCGAGGTCATCGCCAGGGCCGACCCGCACAGCGTGGCCGGGTTCCGCTTCAACGCCGCCTCCACCCGCGCAGCCGATCTCGCGCCCTGGCCTGCGGGTCGCATCACCGCACTCGGCGACGCTGTCCACGCCACACCACCCACCGCCGGAATGGGAGCGGGCGCGGCCATCCGCGACGCCGCCAGCCTGCTCGAGCACATCAGCGCCGCTGCCAACGGCACCACCACCCTCACCGACGCCGTGGGCGATTTCGAGACCGGCATGCGCCGGCGTGGCAGCGAAGTTCTCACCCTGGCTATGAAAACCGTCCGGTGGATCCTGGCCACCGACACCACACTCGGCGCCGCAGCCACCGCCGTGAGCACTCCAATTCTGGCCGCAGCAGCCAGGCTGCGTCACTGA